One Streptomyces sp. R28 DNA window includes the following coding sequences:
- a CDS encoding substrate-binding domain-containing protein, whose protein sequence is MTDRTGEATAPPAEGGDATHTLGLLYPPAGRGRLYTTMQLAFIGGVAEAATPYGYDVLLSPAGTSADASFRRMVGERPVDVQRPADREGPVSRERQQDGQPGGNGQPGSGRQPGADGQGADAQPGADGQPGTDGQPGTDGEWRGTGERRADGGWRGDGRPRVDGVIVMEIRREDDRVEHLAAAGFPFVAIGRNHRADEAGWVDLDFAGLAIGCVRHLADLGHRQIAFVNRSEQLYNSGYGFARLGHEGYVTAMTDLGHEPHAYLCGDDLASGEEVVARILADEPATTSLVTMNEAALEGVYRGLTRHGRSVPRDFSVVGVAASPWAERVTPQLTAAEIPAKEMSRVAVELMVERLRSPGSTARHVLLKPLITLRSSTGRCLPVLGSEPEPEFPDFDVNF, encoded by the coding sequence ATGACCGACCGTACGGGCGAGGCGACGGCACCGCCGGCCGAGGGCGGGGACGCCACGCACACGCTCGGGCTGCTCTACCCCCCGGCCGGGAGGGGCCGGCTCTACACCACCATGCAGCTCGCGTTCATCGGCGGCGTCGCCGAGGCCGCGACGCCGTACGGCTACGACGTGCTGCTCTCCCCGGCCGGCACGAGCGCCGACGCCTCGTTCCGGCGGATGGTCGGGGAGCGGCCGGTGGACGTGCAGAGGCCGGCGGACAGGGAGGGGCCGGTGAGCAGGGAGCGGCAGCAGGACGGACAGCCGGGCGGGAACGGACAGCCGGGCTCGGGCAGACAGCCAGGCGCGGACGGACAGGGCGCAGACGCACAGCCGGGCGCAGACGGGCAGCCGGGGACGGACGGACAGCCGGGTACGGACGGCGAGTGGCGCGGGACCGGCGAACGACGCGCGGACGGCGGGTGGCGCGGCGACGGCCGGCCCCGTGTGGACGGCGTGATCGTGATGGAGATCCGCCGCGAGGACGACCGGGTCGAGCATCTGGCCGCGGCGGGCTTCCCGTTCGTGGCCATCGGCCGCAACCACCGCGCCGACGAGGCGGGCTGGGTCGATCTGGACTTCGCCGGGCTGGCGATCGGCTGCGTACGGCACCTCGCCGACCTGGGGCATCGCCAGATCGCCTTCGTCAACCGGTCGGAGCAGCTCTACAACAGCGGTTACGGGTTCGCCCGGCTCGGCCACGAGGGCTACGTCACCGCGATGACGGACCTGGGCCACGAGCCGCACGCCTACCTCTGCGGCGACGACCTCGCCTCGGGCGAGGAGGTCGTGGCACGGATCCTGGCGGACGAGCCGGCCACCACCTCGCTGGTCACCATGAACGAGGCGGCCCTGGAGGGCGTCTACCGCGGCCTGACCCGCCACGGCCGCAGCGTGCCGCGCGACTTCTCGGTCGTCGGCGTGGCGGCGAGCCCCTGGGCCGAGCGGGTGACACCGCAGCTCACCGCCGCCGAGATCCCCGCCAAGGAGATGAGCCGGGTCGCAGTCGAGCTGATGGTGGAACGCCTGCGCTCACCCGGTTCGACAGCCCGGCACGTCCTGCTGAAGCCCCTGATCACCCTGCGCTCCAGCACGGGGCGGTGCCTTCCGGTACTCGGTTCGGAACCCGAGCCGGAATTCCCCGATTTCGACGTGAATTTCTGA
- a CDS encoding SpoIIE family protein phosphatase, translating into MTTFDQSHGHYGWSPDAATATLGIEGILTGWSEGARRLLGYRASEVVGRAAADLLVDRGATGFSPVGSQEWSGTAALRHRDGHRVELTLHAEPSLDGDGATQAFVVTATTGTTGSQRDRRMVEWAFAQSSIALSTYSAASGSWRLNAGAEADPLGEARSDEGFLRCVRRVAEEAMPMRYEGFAPAPAAAARQRSWIVELWPVRDPESGEVAGVGTAAFDSSEQYAARQRLALLNEAGTRIGTTLNVSRTAQELADLAVPRLADFASVDLLDSVIRGEEPVPGPVDAAVVLRRVAHQSAAEGGGVPEAAIELGGIDTYPPFSPPARSLTSGRPVLSGKDDPDFQRWVTDHEARAAIVREHGFHSVIATPLRARGIPLGVAVFVRSKDSPPFQQDDLILAEELAGRAAVGVDNARRYTRERTNALTLQRSLLPRDLPKQAAVEVAYRYLPAGTGAGVGGDWFDVVPLSGTRVALVVGDVVGHGIHASATMGRLRTAVRTLADVDLPPDELLTHLDDLVTHLTSDDDSTVRDLPYTGGIGATCLYGVYDPVSRICTLASAGHVPPALLLPDGSVSIVHLTPGPLLGVGGLPFEATELELPEGSLLAFYTDGLIARERDVGVGLERLCAALSSPVPSLEITCDAILKAMLPESPSDDVALLLARTRALHADQVAAWALPSDPAIVADARAQASRQLAAWGLQEAAFVTELVVSELVTNAIRYGDVPIGLRLIRDRTLICEVSDASSTAPHLRRARTYDEGGRGLHMVAQLTQGWGTRQTPTGKTIWAEQPLPVG; encoded by the coding sequence ATGACCACTTTTGATCAGAGCCACGGTCACTACGGGTGGTCACCAGATGCCGCGACAGCCACCCTCGGCATCGAGGGCATCCTCACGGGGTGGAGCGAGGGCGCCCGGCGGCTGCTGGGGTACCGCGCCTCCGAGGTCGTGGGCCGGGCCGCGGCCGACCTCCTCGTGGACCGGGGGGCGACCGGTTTCTCCCCCGTCGGCTCCCAGGAGTGGAGCGGCACGGCGGCGCTGAGGCACCGCGACGGCCACCGCGTCGAACTGACCCTGCACGCCGAGCCCTCCCTGGACGGCGACGGCGCGACCCAGGCGTTCGTCGTCACCGCCACCACCGGAACAACTGGGTCACAGCGCGACCGGCGGATGGTGGAGTGGGCCTTCGCCCAGTCCTCGATCGCCCTGTCCACCTACAGCGCCGCGTCGGGATCGTGGCGGCTGAACGCAGGCGCGGAGGCCGACCCGCTCGGCGAGGCACGCTCCGACGAAGGGTTCCTCAGGTGTGTCCGGCGGGTCGCCGAGGAGGCCATGCCGATGCGGTACGAGGGGTTCGCCCCGGCGCCGGCCGCGGCCGCCCGGCAGCGCTCCTGGATCGTCGAGCTGTGGCCCGTGCGGGACCCCGAGTCCGGCGAGGTGGCCGGGGTCGGCACCGCCGCCTTCGACAGCAGCGAGCAGTACGCCGCCCGGCAGCGGCTGGCCCTGCTGAACGAGGCGGGCACCCGCATCGGCACCACGCTGAACGTCAGCCGCACCGCCCAGGAGCTCGCCGATCTGGCCGTCCCACGGCTCGCCGACTTCGCCAGCGTGGACCTGCTCGACTCGGTGATCCGCGGGGAGGAGCCGGTGCCGGGGCCGGTCGACGCCGCCGTGGTGCTGCGCCGGGTCGCCCACCAGTCGGCCGCCGAGGGCGGGGGCGTGCCGGAGGCCGCCATCGAACTCGGCGGGATCGACACCTATCCCCCGTTCTCGCCGCCCGCCCGCTCCCTGACCAGCGGGCGACCGGTCCTCAGCGGCAAGGACGACCCCGACTTCCAACGGTGGGTCACCGACCACGAGGCGCGGGCCGCCATCGTCCGGGAACACGGCTTCCACTCGGTCATCGCCACCCCGCTGCGGGCCCGCGGCATCCCCCTCGGGGTCGCGGTCTTCGTCCGCAGCAAGGACTCCCCGCCCTTCCAGCAGGACGACCTGATCCTCGCCGAGGAACTCGCGGGCCGGGCGGCCGTCGGCGTGGACAACGCCCGCCGCTACACCCGCGAGCGCACCAACGCGCTCACCCTCCAGCGCAGCCTGCTCCCCCGTGACCTGCCGAAACAGGCGGCCGTCGAGGTGGCGTACCGCTATCTGCCGGCCGGCACGGGCGCCGGCGTGGGCGGCGACTGGTTCGACGTCGTCCCGCTGTCGGGCACCCGCGTCGCGCTGGTGGTCGGCGATGTCGTCGGGCACGGCATCCACGCCTCGGCCACCATGGGCCGGCTGCGCACCGCCGTACGCACCCTCGCCGACGTGGACCTGCCCCCGGACGAGCTGCTCACCCACCTCGACGACCTGGTCACCCACCTCACCTCGGACGACGACAGCACCGTCCGCGACCTGCCGTACACCGGTGGGATCGGCGCGACCTGCCTGTACGGCGTCTACGACCCGGTCTCCCGGATCTGCACCCTCGCCAGCGCCGGTCACGTCCCGCCCGCCCTGCTGCTGCCCGACGGGTCGGTCAGCATCGTCCACCTGACGCCCGGTCCGCTGCTCGGCGTCGGCGGGCTGCCCTTCGAGGCGACCGAGCTGGAGCTGCCCGAGGGCAGCCTGCTCGCCTTCTACACCGACGGCCTGATCGCCCGTGAGCGCGACGTCGGCGTCGGCCTGGAACGGCTCTGCGCGGCCCTGTCCTCCCCCGTGCCGTCGCTGGAGATCACCTGCGACGCCATCCTCAAGGCCATGCTCCCCGAGAGCCCCTCCGACGACGTGGCCCTTCTGCTCGCCCGCACCCGCGCCCTGCACGCCGACCAGGTCGCCGCCTGGGCCCTGCCGTCCGACCCCGCGATCGTGGCCGACGCCCGCGCGCAGGCCTCCCGGCAGCTCGCCGCCTGGGGCCTTCAGGAGGCGGCGTTCGTCACCGAGCTGGTGGTGAGCGAGCTGGTCACCAACGCCATCCGCTACGGCGACGTACCGATCGGGCTGCGCCTGATCCGGGACCGCACCCTGATCTGCGAGGTGTCCGACGCCAGCAGCACGGCCCCCCATCTGCGCCGGGCCCGCACCTACGACGAGGGCGGCCGCGGGCTGCACATGGTCGCCCAGCTCACTCAGGGCTGGGGCACCCGCCAGACCCCCACCGGCAAGACGATCTGGGCCGAACAGCCCCTCCCCGTCGGCTGA
- a CDS encoding DUF3052 domain-containing protein, with protein sequence MGYSGTPLARKIGIRPGHRVRLRHAPARWDIPGLPEGCDVAEGSPRGADVAVAFYRSYGDLVAEGPGLVGDLADDAMLWIAWPRRAAGHVSDITENALRDLFLPLGVVDVKVAALGEDWSGLKFVRRRENRRA encoded by the coding sequence ATGGGTTATTCCGGTACGCCGCTCGCCAGGAAGATCGGCATCAGGCCGGGCCACCGGGTGCGGCTCCGCCACGCGCCCGCACGCTGGGACATTCCCGGGCTGCCGGAGGGCTGCGACGTGGCCGAGGGGAGCCCGCGGGGTGCGGACGTCGCCGTCGCGTTCTATCGGTCGTACGGCGATCTCGTCGCCGAAGGCCCGGGACTGGTCGGCGACCTCGCCGACGACGCCATGCTCTGGATCGCCTGGCCCCGCCGGGCGGCCGGCCACGTCAGTGACATCACCGAGAACGCGCTGCGGGACCTCTTCCTCCCGCTCGGCGTGGTCGACGTGAAGGTCGCGGCGCTGGGAGAGGACTGGTCGGGCCTGAAGTTCGTACGGCGCAGGGAGAACCGCCGCGCATGA
- a CDS encoding bifunctional 3'-5' exonuclease/DNA polymerase: protein MTDRWALAPAEDGGVEIAPLGPDGLPAGPVRREADLGEAVRGRPEVARWVWRSTNEVYPRLLATGVRVERCYDIEDAETLLLGHEGRYGEPRSAAAALARLRGGPVPPDPPQRAAEPGSQSSLFEPQAEHVPLADLVEVYADQQRRHDATAHPERMRLLTAAESAGMLVAAEMNRSGLPWSAEVHRRVLHELLGERYAGGGEPRRLAELADEVSATFGRRVRPDLPADVIKAFAQAGIKIRSTRRWEIETLDHPAVKPLVEYKKLYRIWVAHGWSWLQDWVRDGRFRPEFLAGGTVTGRWVTNGGGGLQIPKVIRRAVVADPGWRLVVADADQMEPRVLAAISRDPGLMEVAGRETDLYQSVSDRAFSGDRAQAKLAVLGAVYGQTSGDGLKNLAALRRRFPKAVAYVDDAARAGEEGRLVRTWLGRTCPPAAGATDDAGEEAGIPAPDTPDTRDTEDESAGGSGPQEWVPGYASSNARARGRFARNFVVQGSAADWALLLLAALRQACAGMAAELVFFQHDEVIVHCPEEETEAVVTAIREAAELAGRLTFGETPVRFPFTTAVVECYADAK, encoded by the coding sequence ATGACCGACCGCTGGGCACTCGCTCCGGCCGAGGACGGTGGCGTGGAGATCGCCCCCCTCGGTCCGGACGGGCTGCCCGCGGGGCCGGTGCGCCGGGAGGCGGACCTGGGTGAGGCCGTGCGGGGGCGGCCGGAGGTGGCCCGGTGGGTGTGGCGGTCCACCAACGAGGTCTATCCGCGGCTGCTCGCCACGGGGGTGCGAGTGGAGCGGTGCTACGACATCGAGGACGCCGAGACCCTCCTGCTCGGCCACGAGGGGCGGTACGGCGAACCGAGGTCGGCCGCCGCGGCCCTCGCCCGGCTGCGGGGCGGTCCCGTACCGCCCGATCCGCCCCAGCGGGCGGCCGAGCCGGGCTCGCAGTCCTCGCTCTTCGAGCCGCAGGCCGAGCACGTCCCCCTGGCCGACCTCGTCGAGGTGTACGCCGACCAGCAGCGCCGGCACGACGCCACCGCCCACCCGGAGCGGATGCGGCTGCTGACGGCGGCCGAGTCGGCGGGGATGCTCGTCGCCGCCGAGATGAACCGGTCCGGGCTGCCGTGGAGCGCCGAGGTGCACCGCCGGGTGCTGCACGAGCTGCTGGGCGAGCGGTACGCGGGCGGCGGGGAGCCGCGGCGGCTGGCCGAGCTGGCGGACGAGGTGTCGGCCACGTTCGGGCGCCGGGTGCGGCCCGATCTGCCGGCCGATGTGATCAAGGCCTTCGCGCAGGCCGGGATCAAGATCAGATCGACCCGGCGCTGGGAGATCGAGACCCTCGACCATCCGGCCGTGAAGCCGCTGGTCGAGTACAAGAAGCTCTACCGGATCTGGGTGGCCCACGGCTGGTCCTGGCTGCAGGACTGGGTGCGGGACGGGCGGTTCCGGCCGGAGTTCCTCGCGGGCGGGACGGTCACGGGGCGGTGGGTGACCAACGGCGGGGGCGGGCTGCAGATCCCGAAGGTGATCCGGCGGGCCGTGGTCGCCGACCCCGGCTGGCGGCTCGTGGTGGCCGACGCCGACCAGATGGAGCCGCGGGTGCTGGCGGCGATCTCCCGTGACCCCGGGCTGATGGAGGTGGCCGGGCGGGAGACGGATCTGTATCAGTCCGTCTCCGACCGCGCCTTCTCCGGCGACCGTGCGCAGGCCAAGCTTGCCGTGCTGGGTGCCGTCTACGGCCAGACCTCCGGCGACGGCCTGAAGAACCTCGCCGCGCTCAGACGCCGCTTCCCCAAGGCGGTGGCATACGTCGACGACGCCGCCCGTGCCGGTGAGGAGGGGCGGCTCGTGCGGACGTGGCTGGGGCGGACGTGTCCCCCGGCGGCCGGGGCGACGGACGATGCGGGCGAGGAGGCGGGGATCCCGGCCCCGGACACGCCGGACACGCGGGACACGGAGGACGAGTCGGCCGGGGGCTCCGGGCCGCAGGAGTGGGTGCCGGGCTACGCCTCCTCCAACGCCCGCGCCCGGGGCCGCTTCGCCCGCAACTTCGTCGTACAGGGCAGTGCCGCCGACTGGGCCCTGCTGCTGCTCGCCGCGCTGCGGCAGGCCTGCGCGGGCATGGCGGCGGAACTGGTCTTCTTCCAGCACGACGAGGTGATCGTGCACTGTCCCGAGGAGGAGACCGAGGCCGTCGTGACGGCGATCCGGGAGGCGGCGGAGCTGGCGGGGCGGCTGACGTTCGGGGAGACGCCGGTGCGGTTTCCGTTCACCACGGCGGTGGTGGAGTGCTATGCGGACGCCAAGTGA
- a CDS encoding Clp protease N-terminal domain-containing protein, whose protein sequence is MSTNPTITSSVRLDELIAAIKKVHEEPLDQLEDAVIAADHLGEVADHLIGHFVDQARRSGASWTDIGKSMGVTRQAAQKRFVPKESTDLDPQQGFGRYTPRARNTVMAAHNEAIAARNAEGRPEHLVLGLLAEPDGLAAKAITAQGILLDAVRQAAGAALPPAADAVPDLVPYGSDAKKVLELTFREALRLGHNYIGTEHILLALLEFENGTGVLSGLGLTKQAVEEYVVEMLSQFLKSGEQQSKAAREEGEAQS, encoded by the coding sequence ATGTCGACGAACCCGACCATCACGTCATCCGTACGTCTCGACGAACTCATCGCGGCCATCAAGAAGGTCCACGAAGAGCCCCTCGACCAGCTCGAGGACGCGGTGATCGCCGCCGATCACCTCGGTGAGGTGGCCGACCACCTGATCGGCCACTTCGTGGACCAGGCCCGGCGATCGGGGGCCTCCTGGACCGACATCGGCAAGAGCATGGGCGTCACCCGGCAGGCCGCGCAGAAGCGGTTCGTGCCGAAGGAGTCGACCGACCTCGACCCCCAGCAGGGCTTCGGCCGCTACACGCCGCGTGCCCGCAACACGGTGATGGCCGCCCACAACGAGGCCATCGCGGCCCGCAACGCCGAGGGCCGCCCCGAGCACCTGGTCCTCGGGCTGCTGGCCGAGCCGGACGGCCTGGCCGCGAAGGCGATCACGGCGCAGGGCATCCTGCTGGACGCCGTACGCCAGGCGGCCGGCGCCGCACTGCCGCCCGCCGCCGACGCGGTGCCCGATCTCGTCCCCTACGGCTCCGACGCCAAGAAGGTGCTGGAGCTCACCTTCCGCGAGGCCCTGCGCCTCGGCCACAACTACATCGGCACCGAGCACATCCTGCTGGCCCTGCTGGAGTTCGAGAACGGCACCGGCGTCCTGTCCGGCCTCGGCCTCACCAAGCAGGCGGTGGAGGAGTACGTCGTCGAGATGCTCTCCCAGTTCCTGAAGAGCGGTGAGCAGCAGAGCAAGGCGGCGCGCGAGGAGGGGGAGGCGCAGAGCTGA
- a CDS encoding GNAT family N-acetyltransferase — translation MRPVRFDHPDAVKLSALVQAEYLRRYGYDDMTPLHPTHFDPPDGLFLIAYRDDRPVACGGWRAQAAGDEGYADGDAEIKRMFVVPEARGRGLARGILRALEDSARDAGRSRMVLETGTPLHEAMALYVACGYAPTAHFGPYRGYSDSRCFAKPL, via the coding sequence ATGCGCCCCGTACGTTTCGATCATCCGGACGCCGTGAAGCTCTCCGCTCTCGTGCAGGCCGAGTACCTGCGGCGCTACGGCTACGACGACATGACCCCGCTGCACCCGACCCACTTCGACCCGCCGGACGGCCTCTTCCTGATCGCGTACCGCGACGACAGGCCGGTGGCCTGCGGCGGCTGGCGTGCCCAAGCGGCGGGCGACGAGGGGTACGCGGACGGGGACGCCGAGATCAAGCGGATGTTCGTGGTGCCCGAGGCGCGGGGGCGGGGACTCGCCCGCGGAATTCTTCGGGCGCTGGAGGACAGCGCGCGGGACGCCGGACGCAGCCGCATGGTGCTGGAGACGGGGACGCCGCTGCACGAGGCCATGGCGCTGTACGTCGCCTGCGGGTACGCGCCCACGGCCCACTTCGGCCCCTACCGGGGCTATTCCGACAGCCGCTGCTTCGCCAAGCCGCTGTGA
- a CDS encoding DUF2786 domain-containing protein translates to MSSTNSSSGTPGPVDRAFEHALYADNDTALDTGASLLAADPAADAELARRGEEFVAAAWRRGWQPADVVRLVRRDLDDVHVRLLSALIRDQAPHDRPRGPRWTAQLDDLPAEAPPRTDRFSHATAVLELYRLLLRLPALEPLDEQAEPPTRHSKPESRMLTRIRALLAKAEATGFPQEAEALTVKAQELMARHSIDEALLDAQAPSHDAPGACRIGVEPPYEQAKAVLLDAVATVNHCRAVWNEPFGFSTVVGFEADLEVVELLYTSLLVQAQVAMAKAEGAQRAGGRKRTKTFRQSFLAAYAHHVGTRLRAAAEMPVSDDLLPVLASREVAVTGRLDRMFPETTTTRLRGVSDEAGWVEGAEAADRAQMAHRRPLG, encoded by the coding sequence GTGAGCAGTACGAACAGTTCGAGCGGTACGCCCGGCCCCGTCGACCGGGCCTTCGAGCACGCCCTCTACGCCGACAACGACACCGCCCTCGACACCGGTGCCTCCCTCCTCGCCGCCGACCCCGCCGCGGACGCCGAACTCGCCCGGCGCGGCGAGGAGTTCGTCGCGGCGGCCTGGCGGCGCGGCTGGCAGCCCGCCGACGTCGTACGGCTGGTCCGCCGCGACCTGGACGACGTACACGTACGACTGCTCTCGGCGCTGATCCGCGACCAGGCGCCGCACGACCGCCCCCGCGGCCCCCGCTGGACGGCACAGCTGGACGACCTGCCCGCCGAGGCCCCGCCCCGAACCGACCGCTTCTCGCACGCGACGGCCGTCCTGGAGCTGTACCGCCTCCTGTTGCGGCTGCCCGCGCTGGAGCCCTTGGACGAGCAGGCCGAGCCGCCGACCAGGCACTCCAAGCCCGAGTCACGCATGCTCACCCGCATCCGCGCCCTGCTGGCGAAGGCGGAGGCGACCGGTTTCCCGCAGGAGGCGGAGGCGCTCACCGTCAAGGCGCAGGAGCTGATGGCCCGGCACAGCATCGACGAGGCGCTGCTGGACGCGCAGGCGCCGTCGCACGACGCGCCCGGTGCCTGCCGGATCGGTGTGGAACCGCCGTACGAACAGGCGAAGGCCGTCCTGCTGGACGCGGTGGCGACCGTCAACCACTGCCGTGCCGTGTGGAACGAACCGTTCGGCTTCTCCACGGTCGTCGGTTTCGAGGCCGACCTGGAGGTGGTCGAACTCCTCTACACCTCGCTCCTCGTGCAGGCCCAGGTGGCGATGGCCAAGGCGGAGGGCGCCCAGCGCGCCGGCGGCCGCAAGCGGACCAAGACCTTCCGGCAGTCGTTCCTGGCGGCCTACGCCCACCACGTCGGAACCCGGCTGCGGGCCGCCGCCGAGATGCCGGTGAGCGATGACCTGCTCCCGGTTCTGGCCTCCCGCGAGGTCGCGGTCACCGGCCGGCTGGACCGCATGTTCCCGGAGACGACCACGACCCGCCTGCGAGGCGTCAGCGACGAGGCGGGCTGGGTGGAGGGCGCGGAGGCGGCCGACCGGGCGCAGATGGCCCACCGCCGGCCGCTCGGCTGA
- a CDS encoding DUF4232 domain-containing protein gives MRATPLTVAALAAALLLTACDDGGGEADSKATAAGSACRIDELAVRVGPANAAPAAGDTGNVPVTLTNRSGAECTLDGLPAVEFHAGGTSTTVAPDEAAGAKKTTLVKGASTSFTLTYVRGEKGGSKSLAVETAKIYLPGSAKPHSFAWSYGDVALKSDGGQAPDASVSGFQQSGD, from the coding sequence ATGCGCGCCACTCCCCTCACCGTCGCCGCCCTCGCCGCGGCCCTCCTCCTGACCGCCTGCGACGACGGCGGGGGCGAGGCCGACAGCAAGGCCACCGCGGCCGGTTCCGCCTGCCGGATCGACGAGTTGGCCGTGCGCGTCGGGCCCGCCAACGCCGCCCCGGCCGCCGGGGACACCGGCAATGTCCCCGTCACGCTCACCAACCGCAGCGGTGCCGAGTGCACCCTGGACGGGCTGCCCGCCGTCGAGTTCCACGCCGGCGGCACCTCGACCACCGTCGCGCCCGACGAGGCCGCCGGGGCGAAGAAGACGACCCTGGTGAAGGGGGCCTCCACCTCCTTCACGCTCACCTATGTCCGGGGAGAGAAGGGCGGCAGCAAGAGCCTCGCCGTGGAGACGGCGAAGATCTATCTGCCCGGGTCCGCCAAGCCGCACAGCTTCGCGTGGTCGTACGGCGATGTCGCGCTCAAGAGCGACGGCGGGCAGGCCCCGGACGCCTCGGTGAGCGGGTTCCAGCAGTCCGGCGACTGA
- the rpsN gene encoding 30S ribosomal protein S14 has protein sequence MAKKSKIAKNEQRQEVVARYAERRAELKEIIRRPSSTDAERLAAQRELRRQPRDASATRVRNRDQVDGRPRGYFRAFGLSRVSLRGQAHAGYLPGVRKASW, from the coding sequence ATGGCGAAGAAGAGCAAGATCGCGAAGAACGAGCAGCGGCAGGAGGTCGTCGCCCGGTACGCCGAGCGACGGGCCGAGTTGAAGGAGATCATCCGCCGGCCGTCGTCCACGGACGCCGAACGGCTCGCCGCCCAGCGTGAGCTGCGCAGGCAGCCGCGGGACGCCAGCGCCACCCGGGTGCGCAACCGGGACCAGGTGGACGGGCGGCCGCGCGGGTACTTCCGTGCGTTCGGGCTGTCCCGGGTGTCGCTGCGGGGGCAGGCGCATGCGGGGTATCTGCCGGGGGTGCGCAAGGCGTCCTGGTAG
- the rpmB gene encoding 50S ribosomal protein L28 translates to MSAHCMLTGAQPGFGNTISHSHRRTSRRFDPNIQTKRYWLPSEGRHVRLRLSARGIKTVDVIGVEAAVARIRARGVRV, encoded by the coding sequence GTGTCCGCACACTGCATGCTGACCGGCGCCCAGCCCGGTTTCGGCAACACCATTTCCCACTCCCACCGGCGGACCTCCCGCCGCTTCGACCCCAACATCCAGACCAAGCGCTACTGGCTGCCGAGCGAGGGCCGGCATGTGCGGCTGCGGCTGAGCGCCAGGGGGATCAAGACGGTCGACGTCATCGGCGTCGAGGCGGCCGTCGCCCGTATCCGCGCGCGGGGAGTGAGGGTCTGA
- the rpmG gene encoding 50S ribosomal protein L33, protein MARNELRPVIKLRSTAGTGFTYVTRKNRRNDPDRMTLRKYDPVAGRHVDFREER, encoded by the coding sequence ATGGCACGCAACGAACTCCGCCCGGTCATCAAGCTCCGGTCCACCGCCGGCACCGGCTTCACCTACGTCACCCGCAAGAACCGCCGCAACGACCCGGACCGCATGACCCTGCGCAAGTACGACCCGGTCGCCGGCCGCCACGTCGACTTCCGAGAGGAGCGCTGA
- a CDS encoding type B 50S ribosomal protein L31, translating to MRKEIHPAYGPVVFRDRAANHAFLTRSTLAGVPAGKTIEWEDGNTYPVVDVEISNVSHPFYTGTARVLDTAGRVERFERRYGKQG from the coding sequence ATGCGCAAGGAAATCCACCCCGCCTACGGCCCCGTCGTCTTCCGCGACCGCGCCGCGAACCACGCCTTCCTGACCCGCTCCACCCTCGCCGGCGTGCCCGCCGGCAAGACGATCGAGTGGGAGGACGGCAACACCTACCCGGTCGTCGACGTCGAGATCTCGAACGTCAGCCACCCCTTCTACACCGGTACGGCCCGCGTCCTGGACACCGCCGGCCGCGTGGAGCGCTTCGAGCGCCGGTACGGAAAGCAGGGCTGA